One part of the Glycine max cultivar Williams 82 chromosome 14, Glycine_max_v4.0, whole genome shotgun sequence genome encodes these proteins:
- the LOC106795808 gene encoding uncharacterized protein gives MGYNLANGIYPNWATFVKTIPMPQGEKKEVFAKCQESTRKDVEQAFGILKSRFAIICDPSRAWDIDIMKDIILTYIILHDMIVEDEQDTYNDNIDVDYDHIDNEISTDVKVEKARLRDKGSILSLSH, from the exons ATGGGGTACAATCTTGCAAATGGAATTTATCCTAATTGGGCCACATTTGTGAAGACTATCCCAATGCCACAAGGAGAGAAGAAAGAAGTATTTGCCAAATGTCAAGAATCGACAAGAAAGGATGTGGAACAAGCATTTGGTATACTCAAATCACGATTTGCAATTATATGTGATCCATCACGTGCTTGGGACATAGATATAATGAAGGATATAATATTGACATACATTATATTGCATGACATGATTGTTGAAGATGAACAAGATACATACAATGATAATATTGATGTTGATTATGATCATATAGACAATGAGATTTCAACTGATGTG aaagtaGAAAAGGCAAGATTGCGTGACAAAGGTTCCATACTATCACTATCACACTGA
- the SWEET36 gene encoding bidirectional sugar transporter SWEET1 isoform X1: MDVAHFIFGIFGNVSGLFLFLAPIVTFWRIIKNKSTEKFSGVPYPMTLLNCLLSAWYGLPFVSPNNILVTIINGTGAGIEIIYVFIFIYFAPKKEKAKILGLFSFVVAVFSVVVLVSLFALHGNARKLFCGFAAAIFSIIMYGSPLSIMSVCVQRLVIKTKSVEFMPFFLSLFVFLCGTSWFIYGLLGRDPFVAVPNGVGSALGTAQLILYFIYRDKKGDQKKKPRTEEEEAMEMGTANKNPISNSKGAQEGHV, encoded by the exons ATGGATGTTGCGCATTTCATTTTCGGGATATTTG GGAATGTTTCTGGTTTGTTCCTCTTCTTGGCCCCAAT AGTGACATTCTGGAGGATCATTAAGAACAAATCCACAGAGAAATTTTCGGGGGTTCCTTACCCTATGACCCTTCTCAACTGTCTCCTTTCTGCTTG GTATGGTTTGCCATTTGTGTCCCCAAACAACATACTTGTGACAATAATCAATGGCACAGGAGCAGGGATTGAAATCATATacgtcttcatcttcatctacttcGCACCAAAGAAAGAGAAGGCCAAGATTCTTGGCCTTTTCTCCTTCGTGGTGGCAGTGTTCTCTGTTGTTGTTCTGGTGTCACTGTTTGCTTTGCATGGCAATGCCCGAAAACTCTTCTGTGGCTTCGCTGCTGCCATATTTTCCATCATCATGTATGGTTCACCACTCTCAATTATG AGTGTGTGTGTGCAGAGGCTAGTGATCAAAACCAAGAGCGTGGAGTTCATGCCCTTCTTCCTCTCACTCTTTGTGTTCCTCTGTGGTACTTCTTGGTTCATCTACGGGCTACTAGGCCGTGACCCATTTGTGGCT GTACCTAATGGGGTTGGTTCTGCGTTGGGAACAGCACAACTAATATTGTATTTTATCTACCGTGACAAAAAAGGGGATCAAAAGAAGAAGCCGagaacagaagaagaagaagctatgGAAATGGGCACCGCTAATAAAAATCCCATATCCAACTCGAAGGGAGCACAAGAGGGACACGTCTAG
- the SWEET36 gene encoding bidirectional sugar transporter SWEET1 isoform X2 has protein sequence MDVAHFIFGIFGNVSGLFLFLAPIVTFWRIIKNKSTEKFSGVPYPMTLLNCLLSAWYGLPFVSPNNILVTIINGTGAGIEIIYVFIFIYFAPKKEKAKILGLFSFVVAVFSVVVLVSLFALHGNARKLFCGFAAAIFSIIMYGSPLSIMRLVIKTKSVEFMPFFLSLFVFLCGTSWFIYGLLGRDPFVAVPNGVGSALGTAQLILYFIYRDKKGDQKKKPRTEEEEAMEMGTANKNPISNSKGAQEGHV, from the exons ATGGATGTTGCGCATTTCATTTTCGGGATATTTG GGAATGTTTCTGGTTTGTTCCTCTTCTTGGCCCCAAT AGTGACATTCTGGAGGATCATTAAGAACAAATCCACAGAGAAATTTTCGGGGGTTCCTTACCCTATGACCCTTCTCAACTGTCTCCTTTCTGCTTG GTATGGTTTGCCATTTGTGTCCCCAAACAACATACTTGTGACAATAATCAATGGCACAGGAGCAGGGATTGAAATCATATacgtcttcatcttcatctacttcGCACCAAAGAAAGAGAAGGCCAAGATTCTTGGCCTTTTCTCCTTCGTGGTGGCAGTGTTCTCTGTTGTTGTTCTGGTGTCACTGTTTGCTTTGCATGGCAATGCCCGAAAACTCTTCTGTGGCTTCGCTGCTGCCATATTTTCCATCATCATGTATGGTTCACCACTCTCAATTATG AGGCTAGTGATCAAAACCAAGAGCGTGGAGTTCATGCCCTTCTTCCTCTCACTCTTTGTGTTCCTCTGTGGTACTTCTTGGTTCATCTACGGGCTACTAGGCCGTGACCCATTTGTGGCT GTACCTAATGGGGTTGGTTCTGCGTTGGGAACAGCACAACTAATATTGTATTTTATCTACCGTGACAAAAAAGGGGATCAAAAGAAGAAGCCGagaacagaagaagaagaagctatgGAAATGGGCACCGCTAATAAAAATCCCATATCCAACTCGAAGGGAGCACAAGAGGGACACGTCTAG